Proteins encoded in a region of the Nicotiana tomentosiformis chromosome 9, ASM39032v3, whole genome shotgun sequence genome:
- the LOC138899242 gene encoding uncharacterized protein — MEDMLRIFVMDLGGSWDQFLPLAEFTYNNSYQSTIQLALYEALYRRQCRSLVGWFELGEARLLATDLVQDALDKVNLIQDLFRMAQSKQKSYADRKVCDVAYMV, encoded by the coding sequence atggaggatatgctacgcattTTTGTCATGGATTTGGGAggctcttgggatcagtttctaccacttgcagagtttacctataacaacagctaccaatcgaccATTCAGCTGGCTCtttatgaggctttatataggagacagtgtcggtctctagttggttggtttgagttgggagaggctaggctattggctactgacttagttcaggatgctttggacaaagtTAATTTGATTCAGGATCTGTTTCGCATGGCACAGTCtaaacaaaagagttatgccgatcggaaggtttgtgatgttgcttacatggtgtaG
- the LOC138899243 gene encoding uncharacterized mitochondrial protein AtMg00860-like: MEEKLYAKFSKCEFWLTLVEFLGHVVSSDWIKVYPKKIEAFHNWPRPSSATKIWSFLSLAEYYRRFMEDFMSIAAPLTRLTQKGSSFTWSDECEERFQKLKTDTVQHDNAKEFSIGDDGVLRMQGWICMPNVDGLHEMILE, translated from the exons ATGgaagagaagctttatgccaagttctctaaatgtgagttttggctcactTTGGTGgagttcttggggcatgtggtgtccagtgattGGATTAAGGTgtatccaaagaagatagaggcgttTCAcaattggcccagaccgtcttcagctactaagatttggagttttctcagcttggccgaatattatcgtcgctttatgGAGGATTTCATgtccattgcagcacctttgaccaggttgacccagaagggttcttcATTCacatggtcggatgagtgtgaggagaggtttcagaagctcaagact gacacagttcagcacgataATGCCAAGGAGTtttctattggggatgatggggtgttgcggatgcagggttggatttgtatgcccaatgtggatggactACATGAGATGATTCTTGAgtag